A portion of the Bacteroides faecium genome contains these proteins:
- the rpsA gene encoding 30S ribosomal protein S1, translating into MENLKNVAPIEDFNWDAYENGEAVTSASHEDLEKAYDGTLNKVNDREVVDGTVIAMNKREVVVNIGYKSDGIIPLNEFRYNPDLKVGDTVEVYIENQEDKKGQLVLSHRKARATRSWDRVNAALENEEIIKGFIKCRTKGGMIVDVFGIEAFLPGSQIDVKPIRDYDVFVGKTMEFKVVKINQEFKNVVVSHKALIEAELEQQKKEIIGKLEKGQVLEGTVKNITSYGVFIDLGGVDGLIHITDLSWGRVSDPKEVVELDQKLNVVILDFDDEKKRIALGLKQLTPHPWDALDTDLKVGDKVNGKVVVMADYGAFIEIAAGVEGLIHVSEMSWSQHLRSAQDFMKVGDEVEAVVLTLDREERKMSLGIKQLKQDPWETIEEKYPVGSKHTAKVRNFTNFGVFVEIEEGVDGLIHISDLSWTKKVKHPSEFTQIGADIEVQVLEIDKENRRLSLGHKQLEENPWDVFETVFTVGSVHEGTIIEMLDKGAVVALPYGVEGFATPKHLVKEDGAQAQLDEKLEFKVIEFNKDAKRIILSHSRIFEDVAKAEERAEKKASSGAKKSSNSGKREDSPMIQNQAASTTLGDFDALAALKEQLEGKK; encoded by the coding sequence CGGAACCGTAATCGCAATGAACAAGCGTGAAGTAGTTGTGAACATCGGTTACAAATCAGACGGTATCATCCCTTTGAATGAATTCCGTTACAATCCTGACCTGAAAGTAGGTGATACAGTAGAAGTGTACATCGAAAACCAGGAAGACAAAAAAGGACAGCTCGTCCTGTCACACAGAAAAGCCCGCGCTACTCGTTCTTGGGATCGCGTGAACGCTGCTCTGGAAAATGAAGAAATTATCAAGGGATTCATCAAATGCCGCACTAAGGGTGGTATGATCGTAGACGTATTCGGAATCGAAGCATTCTTGCCGGGTTCTCAGATCGACGTTAAACCGATCCGCGACTATGATGTATTCGTTGGCAAAACAATGGAATTCAAAGTTGTTAAAATCAACCAGGAATTCAAAAATGTTGTTGTATCTCACAAAGCTCTTATCGAAGCTGAACTGGAACAACAGAAGAAAGAAATCATCGGTAAACTCGAAAAAGGACAAGTTCTTGAAGGAACTGTTAAAAATATCACATCTTACGGTGTGTTCATCGACCTTGGCGGCGTAGACGGTTTGATTCACATCACTGACCTTTCTTGGGGACGCGTTAGCGATCCGAAAGAAGTTGTTGAACTGGATCAGAAACTTAACGTTGTTATCCTTGACTTCGATGACGAAAAGAAACGTATCGCTCTGGGTCTGAAACAACTGACTCCGCACCCATGGGATGCTCTTGATACTGACTTGAAGGTTGGTGACAAGGTGAACGGTAAAGTTGTCGTTATGGCTGACTACGGTGCATTCATCGAAATCGCTGCTGGCGTAGAAGGTTTGATCCACGTTTCAGAAATGTCTTGGAGCCAACACCTGCGTTCTGCTCAGGACTTCATGAAGGTAGGCGACGAAGTAGAAGCTGTTGTTCTTACACTCGACCGCGAAGAACGTAAGATGTCTTTGGGTATCAAACAACTGAAACAAGATCCATGGGAAACTATCGAAGAGAAGTATCCTGTAGGTTCTAAACATACTGCAAAAGTACGTAACTTCACTAACTTCGGTGTATTCGTAGAAATCGAAGAAGGTGTAGACGGCTTGATCCACATCTCTGACCTTTCTTGGACTAAGAAAGTGAAACACCCGTCAGAATTTACTCAGATTGGTGCTGACATCGAAGTTCAGGTATTGGAAATCGACAAAGAAAACCGTCGCTTGAGCCTTGGTCACAAACAACTCGAAGAAAATCCTTGGGATGTGTTCGAAACTGTATTCACAGTAGGTTCTGTACACGAAGGTACTATCATCGAAATGTTGGATAAGGGTGCTGTTGTAGCTCTTCCTTATGGTGTAGAAGGTTTCGCAACTCCGAAACACCTTGTAAAAGAAGACGGTGCACAAGCTCAGTTGGACGAGAAACTTGAATTCAAAGTGATCGAGTTCAACAAAGATGCTAAGAGAATTATCCTGTCTCACAGCCGTATCTTCGAAGATGTTGCTAAAGCAGAAGAAAGAGCAGAAAAGAAAGCTTCTTCCGGTGCTAAGAAATCATCAAACAGTGGCAAGAGAGAAGATTCTCCGATGATCCAAAACCAGGCTGCTTCAACTACACTGGGCGACTTCGACGCTCTGGCTGCATTGAAAGAACAGTTGGAAGGAAAGAAATAA